The window GGCAAGCGGCACTTGTTccctcacaattcaccctttCAAGGGCCAACATTATcactggcacttgttcccctctctaatcgatgcgAGATCTCACAGTTCTCCCCGTATTCACCCAATTCTTCGCTCTTCCATCCCACTCccctttatatataatttgttgaTGAAACTAAGTTGTAATatcatattttgtatttttagaaattgCGGTGGTACAATTATGTTATAATtctatttatcaaatattattagatttgttaaatattttacatctatttactaaaattatattgaataatgaaaattatccatttaatagattctttgaaatgaataataaaaataaaagaaaaaaaccgtcgaaataaatataaaagaaaagaatttgagcatagttcaattgattatatatattttatcaaaagagaaaatagatGTAATTTCagcttaattttaatttggtccctgaaattttaaaagtttcaatttagtcTCTAATTTGATTAAACCTTACAAATCGTCCCTAAACTATATCTGATAGCCACTTAAAAACCTAATTCACTTAGGTTTATTTTTACTCGACCCTATAATTTAATCCCGACAACTAACGAATTAGCTACTTGAAGGCTCTACTAAATTATCACAANaaaaaaaaaaaaaaaaaaaatcgttcCACAAATTTCGATCTCTGCAAAAATGAATGGAGAATTTTGCCGTGATGAGTATTAAAATAGGTAGCGGGAAAGGGGACGGGCCAGTTTGCTTGACTTGGGCCCAAGGTAGTCCAGCCCAACTTCGAGGTCTTTGGATTTGAGGTTGAAACCACTGGACTAAATTTCATAGCagaagaattaaaatgaatggAACAGTTAACACAATCCAGCCATGATCTTCATACAAGACAAGAGACAATGAAAGAATAGATGAGCAATGAGCAGAGAGTGAAATCTGTATGTCTGTTCCATGCTCTACGCACCCGATGGTGAGGCGTAAGCTTCGTCGAAAGCTGAACGTCGTGTCTCAGTCACACCCAACTTTACCTAGAAACTTGGTCAGTacaaaaatatgaatgaaagTACAGATTTTCACAAGTTAACCCAGATCCAATAGCCATAGTTGTGCCCACTTTACTGCGGAGCATTTATTCATCCAAATGCTTCTTAGACTTTGGAAAAGTAGAGAGGGTTCATGATAGTGAATGATTGCAGAACTAatcaagggaaaaaaaaagtaggaaGCTTGCATTTGAAGTATCACCAAGTGCACAAGGACAGCATGATATAATGTTTGCTTTGACTCCTTACATATCGCTATCAGTCTTACggttttagaacgcgtctgttagggaaaggtttctacgcctttataagaaatgttttatttctctctccaattaatttggggtctcacaatctatccccCTTGAAAGCTCATCATCCTCATCGGCACACAGCACCTGGTGTCTAGttctggtaccatttgtaacagccaaaacccaccgctaacagatattttcctctttgggctttccctttcgggattctcctcaagattttaaaacacgtctactaagaaaaagtttccacaccctgatctcacattggttggagagaggaacaaagcattcttaaTAAGGatatagaaacctcttcctagtagacgcattttaaaatcatgaagaGAATACCGAAAGgtaaagctcaaagaagacaatatctgctatcggtaagcttggactgttacatgtAATTTCATCCAAGAACCTACAGCAGCTGCTTTGGATTGCTCTTAATTGAGGCGTTGGAATCACCTCTATTTCAGTTGGTTTAGTTGGAGTTCTTTAGTGCCTAGGAAGATTCGGAAGAAATCCTAGGGCGGGTTTGGCCCCTTGTTAGAGTTCCTATATAATAACGATAGAGAAGGTCGTCTTTCCTACCGTTCCAatataaacaaacaagaaGTTCTTTTCGGGTGTCGAGGGATCATGAAAAGAGATTGTGAGTAAGAAACATCTCAACATCTCCATGTGAGCTTTTGTGGACAATTGTTCTTGCAACTTCCCTTTATTCTTTGTTGTCAACAATTGAAGCTCCTTCAGTAGGTTTTGAAGCCTCTTTTTGGATGGCCTAAGTCTGAGTGTTTTGTATGGCCCAGTtggttttgtaatttaaccttcAATCTCTCTTAACAACAGCAGTTTTCTcatcaaaaaggaaaaagataatACAGAGAAAAAAGGCCTTCAATTCTAGCTCTATTTTCAATTCTAGCTCTATTGCCAATACTGTTGCTTTTCTGTACTATCATCTCCTTTTAACCAAAGTGAAAGGCATGCCTACTTGTAAAATTCTTTGGTCAACTTCCAAAAGCAAATGAGTTCATGATATTTTCAAGCCCACTGAGGTTctaattcctttttcttctttttcttttgttcttttgggCTTACTCAGAGAATAACAATGCTACAAGGAAGGGAGAATCACTGGGAAACCATAGCTAGTTCCATAAAGCAATTAGAAGCTTTCATGCACTTTATCAAACTCAGTGTTAGAACATCAAGAAAACAGAAAGGGACAATGTCTTCTATTTCTATCCATCTTGACTTGTTTATATACAAATATCTTATGAGTTCTGGACCTATAAAGGGCATCATCACATCACTAACAAGACGAAAAAACCGAAGGAAACAAGCTAATGtgaaaaattatgaacttttttttactgtttgatTGCATTTTAACACGAATCGCCTACGAAGATGATGAATAAATTAGCTAAAATAGTGTATTAGCATATACAAGAAAAGGGTTTGTTTGATCTGATTAACTCACCGAGCCTTCCTATGCAACTTCGCAGGGAAGCGAGATGGCGGTGAAGGAGACAGTTCTGTTGGTAGTTGAGGTGGCTCCAATGCACCTGTTAGTATGCCCACAACCTCTTTCATGGAGGGCCTGCGGGCAGGCAGTTTCTGCAAACAAAGCAGGGCAACCTTGATGCAAAGAAGGGCTTGTTCTTTATCCAAGGACTGAATCGACTGATCGACCAAGTCAATGAGTTTTCCAGCTCGAGCGAGATGACGAGCCCACGATAAGAGATTGGCACGCTGGAATTCTGAAAGTGGTGAATTTGTCACCTGAAGGGGTCTTCTTCCAGCTATAAGAACTAATAATAGAACTCCATAGCTATAAACATCAGATTTCTCGGAGAGATCTCCGCCACCGCCGTATTCAGGGGCAATGTAACACATTGTTCCTCTCATACTTGGAGTACTACTAATGCCACCACTTTTGGGAATGTCCCCTCCGGTTGAATCGTGGCTGTTCCCACGAGCTCGCCAGAGTTCCCCGCTAAGTCCATCTAACCACCAATCGATGCTGCCTCGGCTTCCATGGCTTCTGCTTCTggttcttctctttttctctctgtaCATTTCATCATCCCCTGGCCACATGTAACCCTCTTTCTCATCACAACTACCTGCGCCCTTTTGaggcttctttttcttccttttctttgcaAGTTCTTCACAATACTCCTCCTTCCACCACTCCCTCACTGgccttctcttctcttttttcagATTCTTGGTATTCTTCTCATCATCCATAGACATCCACCATTCTAATcgcttcttgttcttctttttctctgaTTTCTTTACAGTTCTGCCACTCGACGAGGCTGCAATCCATTCGCTCTTCGGCCTCTCAGGCTTGATCTCTGATCCAATCCACTCCATCACATATTCCTTGACATTCCCACTGGTACCAACTCCATTTTCCTGCTTCCACCACCAATCTTTACCTGATATACTATTCTTAAACCCAAAACTACTTTTCTTCTCCACACTGCTCGGCTCTTTCCCATTCTCAACACTAGCTCTGTCAAAAGCCACTTCCGATGGGGATGCCATCGCTGCAGCCGCCAAAGCAGTCTCGGGTGAAGTCGTGGCAACCTCCACCGTCTCTGGCGATGTCTCTGAAACGGGAATTCTCAAAAAGCTCTCAGGTGACTGATCAACCCCCACGTTGAATTCATCAAATCCAGTAGTAACACTCTCAGCTTCCTCGGCCACAGATCCACAATCTTCAACTATACAACCACGATTGCTCTCATATTCcccctttttttccttcttctcctcctccacaCCACCATTCACCTTCACCTCAACTTCAAATTGACTATTCTCCAATTTCAACCTAGCAAGCCCAAAATCCCCAATTTTAGCCGAGAAACAATGATCCAAAAGCACATTGCTAGGCTTGATATCACCATGAATAACTGGTGGATCTAACCCATGAAGATGATCTAATCCCTTGGCGATATCAACCGCAACTGAAAATCGTTTCTTCCACTCCATAAGCTCCGGGCACTTCCTATGCAACAGAGCATCCTGCAAATTCCCATTATGCAAAAGCTCATAAACTAACAACATCCTCCGCCGCTTCTGATCAGAGCAAAACCCAAGAACGCTAACGACAAAAGACGAGTCAATCTTGGAGGCAAAGAACAGCTCGTTCTGAAATTCCCTTTCGCCTTGTAGAGACCCAGAATCCATAAGTTTGACCGCAATTTCCTTGTGGGTTTGCGGAAGAATGCCACGATAAACAGACCCAAAGCCCCCTTGGCCGAGACGGCGAGAAGGGGAGAAAGATTCGGTGGCACGACGAAGAAGGGAGTAGGAGAATCGATGGGGCGGTTTGGAATCAGCAGGGGCAGTGCGTTTCCGGGTAATTTTACGGAAGAGAACAATGAAAAAGAGGAATAGAGAGAAAGCGGCAGTGGAAGCGGCAACGATTGGGGGAAGAAGACGACTGGACAGAGGATGGTGATGGGTGTGTagtgaagaaggagaaggagacgGGGAAATGGAGCGAGATGGCATCGTGAGAGAACAAATTCTAGTGAATCCTTAGTGGGTTATTTGTGTTCGGGCGAGATTAACAGTACCGAGCTCTTTCCATGGCGAAACTGACACAGAATTTTcgaagaggagaagaagaagaagaaggaaggaggaagaagaagaaaatgggagCGTTGAGgctcttttattttctcttttaattgatcatttattttggacattaataattattattatttgcgGGAAGTTGTTAGATTTTCCCTTTTACATAATTACATAGAAACGTCAATATACCTTTAAAAAGATCcacttcttccttcttttctttttcatttttcgttttttcctacaataattttagaaattagagGGATAATCGAGCTAGTTTTTTGTCCCGAGAAAGGCAAGATTAGAAGTTATTGGTATTAGTTAGAGATGTCTCCACGTCAAGGACAAGAAATGTAATCTCCATTCTCGACCCTAAAAATATTTCCCTACTCTCCCATTTGAAACGAGGCCATAAAGAATGTGGGTCGAAACCAAATTTCATGTTCGAGTATAAATTATGAACATGAAGCATTGTACGAAAATAGATACAAGTGAACAATCTAAATCAGGTCTCGACTATGTGTCCTACGAAAATAGATACAAGTGAACAATCTAAATTAGGTCTCGACTATGTGTCCTTTGGACTCTTTACCTAGAAGTGGATTTTGATCGCTGACACAAGTAATTTTGGTCCTTTGCTCTCACTAATTAAGCTACCTAAACCAAAGAAAATTACACAACTGTCCATTTGACTAGTAAGAGAAAAGTCCTTTACTCGAAGAAATACTTATGCGTGAGATTCCGATACGTTCTACGAGTGTGGATCTACCTCTATGATAGAAAGTATCTATTTTGGTGGGATCTTCTCTTATACTTCTAGAGGCTTAAATCATTTTTGATATCATTATGATTGTTTCCACATAGTTTCGGATCTGATTAGTGGgatttttcaatgaaaaacaCTAAAACAATGATGAGTGaacatataatttagaaaaaccAACCAATTAGAGGAAAAGTAAGTGAAAGCAAACTTAGGAAAAGTCATACACATAAGTTGAATATAAAAGGTGAATTAGgtagttttcttttaattcaaagGGTTTGTCTAAAGAATTATTAGTTTCAAATGGTGACCTCACTCCCCCATTGGGAGCCACCATTATTAAATGCTTCATTTTTCCTTCCCTGcctttcatttcttcatccTTACCTCTCtattattacttttcttttccaatatTTTCCTTACCAATCACATATTCTTTCCATATATTACTTCCTCTCTGAGTATATTAGTCCCATGGCTCTAGCCATAAGCTATGGCAGCTCCAGCTCTCAACTACTGAGGCGAAGCAGCTCTCGACAAGAGAGAGGGGCAATGAAGGGAAAAATATAAGGATGGGTATGTTGGTAATTTAGAGAAATATTCGACCTAGTCATccaattgaaaatgaaatgaaacaaaaaaataataataataataataattttgaccATTTCTAGGTGTCACATGCGACGACCTTTGAATGTCACGTGCACACGTGCGTATCTCTCTCCTCttgagagaggaagaaagtaTGTATTTGGTGGCATAAGACAAATTAGAGGCTTTAGATCAAAAAAAGCATTCATTggataataaaaacaaaacccaaatgAATTGACAactcttccatttctctctctctatctttcAATGTTTCTAAATCTCACCTAATCCAGGCCAAACTCCCAAGACAATCCTTCATTGAGTTCTCTTTTGTGATACccatttgtttattgtttagGGCCAGAAGACAAGAATATTCTGTCACATTCCATTGATCAGCTAGAGGAGAGAGATAAGAGGTGACATTTTATAAAGCATTCATAGATTCAGGTCAATGGTGTGAAAATGGCTGCAGcttttcatcaataaaaattggatttgAAATTGCTTGGGAAGTCTAAAACTTTACATGTGCTTTTGTGATGAGACTCCAATATTGTACTGCAAAATTCATGCTGCATGTGCTTAACCAAGTCCTTGCCCACATACTTAAGCTATTCCAAATTCTACCAAACAAGAACCAGCTGGACTTtgccatctctctctctctctctctctctaccccCTACTATCTTAGATCATTGATTAATGAGAGAGTAAGAATCATACCTGAATAGCGCCGACAGGTGTTGCACAGCTTGACAATGGCCATATGTTGAATTGATGCAAGCTTTGTGACCACAATGAGGTTGAAATGGCATTCTGCTTCTGCatttaatatgaatatgaaagaCAGCCAGGCCATGAAAATATAGCTCGACACTTCAGACTTACTCAACCATGAAAGCAGAAACTACAATCCAAATTACTGCACacataaacaaagaaacaaacatcTTTCATGTTCTTTTACGGCTATGTTCCTCTTTTGGAATCTCAATAATCAATCTGAAATAATGGCAGCAGAAGCATGTTCAAATGGAGTAATGTTGTACAGCTTGATACTGATAAAAGATATGATCAGATATTAACATGTGACTTCAACTAACCGCAGCATATTCCAGTGATTTAAAGCTGGAATCATCTGTTTCAACTGAGAAAGTAAAAGTAGGGAGCCAAACAAGGGAGGCAAACTGGCCACAGCAAGCAAATCTTGTAATGATATATCAACCAAATTTTGAGAAGCAAAAgagaaatgcttcatttttaGGATGTAAGAGCATGCCTGTAATTGTCTAATCCCATCATAAAGCACATCATTAACATCACGTGGCAGGAAAAATGTTGGATTGTATCGATTCTTCCAATCATCAGttcttttttgcttcatgATGGCATAAAAAAGCAAAACATCGATTGACCCATGACCCAGAACACAGCTTTCAactaataaattcaattgCAAACCTacaaattagagaaataagtTTTCACCTAAGAGGAGCAATCTTCAATGGATCATGCTCCTCACTTCGTTTCCAGTCTAGAGCAAGGCTGTACAACTCCATATACTTGGTTGACCTTAACTACATCATTTTTTTCAGCTTAGCTCCTCTTTAGATCGATAACTATGACACTGATATTGTCGGTGCTTTTCCGCCCCAAAGCAAGACGAGTAAGCAGTGCTGCAGCAACTGAACTACGAGAGGTATATGAAGTTCCAGCCCCTTCTTCAATTTGAGGTAAGGCGTTGAGATCTATTGTAGTGCTAGAAGCAGCGACCGTTTCCTGGAGACATTCACGAGCTACCTCACAAGCCAACTCACTTGAAAGAACATCCCACAAACCATCACTTGCAAGTATTAAACATTCATCATCGGGTTCTCTTTTGGTGAAGGTAATTTCTGGCTCTGATATTACAACTGACTTGAGATATTTGTCGCCTGTTCAAAGCATCATACAAGTGGAAAAATCAACAGAGAtcaatcttcaaaaaaaaaaagaaaaacatagaCAAATGGAATTCCGCAAGAACTTGTTTTATTATAATCGAAAGATCATACATAAAGTTCGCTGCTTGCCTGACAGTATAACATTAGGGGCAAATGTAGAAGTGAAGCTCAATCTAAGCGACTAGAATTATCACTTGTGTCGCAAAAaaggttatttattttgcaCAAATCTAGATAACAAAGAATGAACTTGACACATAAAAAGGGAAGTCTGATAACACaggaagaaagggaaaagggaagaaCTATGTCCATCCTGACGGTACATGAacaggaaagaagaaagagaattaTGCTCGTTGAATCTCCAACATAATCAATTGATCAGAGTTACTGATCCCATACATTCATACAGAACTTCATTACTTCTCCCAGattcaacccaattcaacccaTGAACCATAAATACAATGTCACCCTTAATAGCCACATTTCTCCTACCTGCCTTAAACCATAGAATGATCACCAGTCTCTTCTGTTAATCCTATTCCTAGAATCAAACGGTAACTCGAGTAATCTGACACAGAAAGTATATAAAACTACACAAATTAGGCATCTCTCCAAAGAAGTTGCTATAGGCGACTAGACCAGGGAAATTGCAGAACAGAACCTAGACCAGGGAAATTGCAGAACAGAAATCAAGCACTAAAGGAACGAGGATTTCATTAGAGTTCCCGGAGCACAGTCAACACAAATGTGAAGTACAACTTCCCAAATAAGTTTCCAAAGATTCCATGGGTTTCTTAACCCATAAATACAACCTCGAGATATGAAGCTCTGAATTCACTTTCAGAATAGCATTACCCCGCCAGTCACTCTCTTTATCAGATTATCTGCCGATGCTCACCTTCAACCATTCAAATGAACAGACCAACAGTCGGttggttaaaaataaataccaaaaaatggtgaacaatatcatattttgtaattagaaATAAGAACTAGTTCCTCAGTAAAATAGCTCAAGCTTACAAATTCGCAAATGGCTCAAGCCAGTTACGGTATTTCTCAACATGGCATTAAATCTAGAAAACCTCCCCCATTGGTATTCACAGGATCGGATCTAGGCAAGTCTCAGCAAAAGATATGAGGTCAATTTCTCGACATGGACTTCCAGGTATCATGAGTGAGAGCATCCAAGATTTTGAAACAAGACTcgttaatggaaaaataaatccACCGGTTAAACGCTAGCTGAACAGCTAATAACTCAAGGTATTAGAAACTTAATACAGTTTATATCCATGGTAGTATCGTTTCATATGGTAAGAAAGATATTTAGAACACTCATCATTAGGTCCTTCATCCGTCTTTCAAATGCAAAAGCTTCAACAATCGACTAATTTTCACACTGGAATAAACTAGTCCAATTCTAACAGAGACAACTCATAactcttgttttctttccaatttcttTATATACTTGCATCATAGTTGGCCTACATGGTGACATCTTCTCTCTCATCCCTGATGAACATCAACAAGTTGATATTGCAGTCATCATAAATCTCAATTGAGCAACCACATTCAGCAAGCTTCCCAAGATACCTTAAACTTTTAGAATAAAATCTCATTTTGGTTAAAATTACAAGATGGCCATTCTTAGCATGGTGAAAAGGCAAGAACGAATCATGATTAGTCAATCTCATGGTACGACCCACTTTGCACTAAGCTTATATTCTTCGCTTCAACACTGTCGTGATCttccaacaacaaaaattgaatctAATCATAAGCTGGCAAGGCATCAGTCTAACATTTCCTTCTAAGTTATAAGACGAAACTTATAACTTCACATATGCTTCAACAAATGTATACATATAGACATATGGAGATAAGATTCAAGACACCAATGTCCCACTGCTAGAATAAGTTTTGCATTTGGAAACTTGGCACCTCTCAAGTCCATGTTGCTACTTGTTAATGTTGTTCATCAGTCAAAATTACTCTGACCTGATTTCCCAAAATATCTTAGAAAAAAagcaacaaacaaaatcacagTAAAGAAGCACAGTTAGttccaagtttttaaaaaaatgcaaatataCGAAGCCACAAAATTTTATGTCAACCAATCCCCAagtaaaccaaaaaaaaaaatgatggtaTAGACCAGTATTCAACAGCCAactgaaagggaaaaaaacagTTTTGCATGCCAACGTGGTAAGCACCAGTTGACCAGTAAACCAAACCTTTATGTCAACCAATCCCCAagtaaaccaaacaaaaatgatgGTATAGACCAGTATTCAACAGCCAactgaaagggaaaaaaacagTTTCGCATGCCAACGTGGTAAGCACCAGTTGACCAGTTCcaaaccttttttctttttctttttctttattattatttttttttttttttttttttttttttttacaatgcACAATCATGTTCAAAACAGATTAGATATTGTCAAGTAAAGTGAGTGACGATCCAACAGAGGTACTTGCCAACAAGACATGATTCTGCAGATTTCTGCCACTATCAAATTGATTTCCATGAACTCCATCACAAGAGGAAGATATACCTCTGACTCGTACATCTAATAAGGTCATTCTAGTTGCAACTTGCAAGAAGTTAGAATCCATATTGAAGATCGAAATGCTTCGAACTCTTCAAATG is drawn from Cucurbita pepo subsp. pepo cultivar mu-cu-16 chromosome LG09, ASM280686v2, whole genome shotgun sequence and contains these coding sequences:
- the LOC111801657 gene encoding receptor-like serine/threonine-protein kinase At4g25390 — translated: MPSRSISPSPSPSSLHTHHHPLSSRLLPPIVAASTAAFSLFLFFIVLFRKITRKRTAPADSKPPHRFSYSLLRRATESFSPSRRLGQGGFGSVYRGILPQTHKEIAVKLMDSGSLQGEREFQNELFFASKIDSSFVVSVLGFCSDQKRRRMLLVYELLHNGNLQDALLHRKCPELMEWKKRFSVAVDIAKGLDHLHGLDPPVIHGDIKPSNVLLDHCFSAKIGDFGLARLKLENSQFEVEVKVNGGVEEEKKEKKGEYESNRGCIVEDCGSVAEEAESVTTGFDEFNVGVDQSPESFLRIPVSETSPETVEVATTSPETALAAAAMASPSEVAFDRASVENGKEPSSVEKKSSFGFKNSISGKDWWWKQENGVGTSGNVKEYVMEWIGSEIKPERPKSEWIAASSSGRTVKKSEKKKNKKRLEWWMSMDDEKNTKNLKKEKRRPVREWWKEEYCEELAKKRKKKKPQKGAGSCDEKEGYMWPGDDEMYREKKRRTRSRSHGSRGSIDWWLDGLSGELWRARGNSHDSTGGDIPKSGGISSTPSMRGTMCYIAPEYGGGGDLSEKSDVYSYGVLLLVLIAGRRPLQVTNSPLSEFQRANLLSWARHLARAGKLIDLVDQSIQSLDKEQALLCIKVALLCLQKLPARRPSMKEVVGILTGALEPPQLPTELSPSPPSRFPAKLHRKAR